TGTTATATGATTACTGTCTGCCTTATACTTGATCTTAAAGATGGTTAAAGTATTAAACAACGAGAAAAAATACATACGTGGAAGTTGTTTATACAGTTTTAGCTTTTTCATCTTTTTACGTGgttagtgtaatttaataaaagaataaacaacgatcaagtttataaaatatgccTTTACATGAGAAAttgtagtataataatatttaaaggttcTAGAAAAACGTCAGTGATTGCAGtttgataatattgtttatttacaaggGCTTATTAAAATATGGAGGTCAGTTGTCATttcatcaatgttttttttaatatatgtatttgaattacataataaaataattaataaaagccATCAATAGACACTACATGAAACTCAATAGTACCATAATATTCTCTGACGAGGATAGATATTCTTAAAGAACATAGAATTATCGTCCCAATTATCACGGGGAGTACCGAGTGGCCACAGAAACGATGTTACAATAAGACtagtaattaaatatacttaaaagttCACTTACTTTGTagctatgaaataaaataaaaataattgaaattgaacACAGATCAAGCAGTTACAACAGTCTACGAAATTAGTAACTAATTACGGCAGTTCGCCGCTTTGTTGACTAAAGTGTTTTGTGTCAACACTAGTAGTCACATTTCTATAACATATTAACTTAAACCgctttatcaaatatatatatatatatataataaataataaataaatgtataaatttctgTATCTATTAAATCAGGTTTTCAAACTATATTGAACGATTGTTTctctttttgttttatacaatttatacaatgttttgtataattcCCCTTGGTTTCGGTTTGAGTTTACGATTCTAGTGTTAATCTGCtctaactttaaaattttagaatataaagtaaaatattaaaaaattaggttcgttttaaataaatttgttaaaactgcCAGGACATTACTAACATCATATTATTTATCACTTCCTCCATATATTATctcataacattatatttaatataatttaaaacttaaacagttttgttttgtacCTTATTTCTTCGTTCCGTAAATAATTGAACTGTTTCTGATTTTTAAACAAACCGCGTTGTAATCAGTAAATCCtaggggtctttttcgtttaagggccagcacaaaagaccctagcttgcccattcaaaactcagatcacgcgatgcttgcccgctgcgcagcgctttgcgctgcttgctcttttagaaaaaaaaatttctcgATCTTGCAAAGTCCATAGTACCTGGAGTAGTACCattgccctacgaactaataacataaaaaaaaaactattaaatgcactgtcagtcaggtatagtatgtttttaaggtgctggcccttaaacgaaaaagactcAACCCTAGTTATTATAACAGGTGATGTAACTAAACATTTCCTCGTAAAGTggtaaatacataatatactgTACTCAATGTTTGCTCAGAGATCGTGGAATTTTACTAATACCACAATATTTAGGATGTCAAGATATCACTCCTGCTATGAATTcgcaatgtttattatattaaagttcaTCTCCcgattcaaacattttatattcttcaAACTGTTTATGTGTTTATCAAGCggatttataaaaagtataaagtttcATACAGAACCCCTGTATACAGCGAGCAGGTAACAAGGCTCACAGAATCAGACTCTGCCCAGGTGCAATTCACCGCAGGAGACTGATAACGTATTATCGATGTAGATAACGAGTCTTTCATTGTTTTTGGTGTTAGCGATGGATTTTAATAGATTGCATCCTTCAATTTCTTCGTAATGTACGTCGTTACTAAGCCCTACTTCTATTAAAGTTATGTATCGAAATTTAGTTATTCGTTCTACTAATGTGATAAATGATTTATCACAGTTTTCTTTgactttagaatatttatttaaaccctctACATTGTCACAGTAATGTCAGTGATTACAGATACATCGTTTGGAAAATTGATGagaaatattataacaatgaTCACACCCCAACCTCCCAGCAGGTATGCGAACACTCTAAcgaattagtaaattattatttactttaaatttgtacatatatactttaataatcttggtttttattttattagtttgtatttaaatgtttaatttattttgaaaaattaataatatttttaaaacatttaacattgatCACGCAGTATATAACTGACGGAATATCTGAGGTAATATTCGCTGCTGAAGATGAAGACAGCAGCTCAACATGAGTTAACCAGGCACGAACAAAGTTGTGTAACAACAATTGAGCTGTGTGGCACTGTGGAGAACTATTAACCTTTTGTGTGTTTTGTCACGATACTTCTTATCtaactagttatttttaaaatgatgttcGCTCTTGAAGATAAAGCCAACTGAACAGCGTGAGTTAACAAGGCACTGACAAGTTATGTGACAACACTGCGGAGAACTACTAACGATTGTGTGTTTGACACATCTGTAACTACTGTATTTTAGGTTTGAACATATCTATAACAGCAAAACGCAATGAttttttcctttcttttgtaattatttaatatatataaattggaaatatcttacttaaaaaatattttaccgttttctgtatttaatgaaaatgtcATATGTTACAAGTGcttcataaaacaaattattagaatttataccttttttacaattatgtatgacataacaatattttgttgaagcttaatcttataaataaaaataaacactgttaAGTTCTTAATGTAATAATCATATTACAATGCGTGGTTGTAGCACATAcactaatatacaaaatttataaaactaaaactaatatttatttatcctgcaaGCTATCATTATACAGACAGAATATCTGTTTATTATAGGggtatcataatattattttaaccgtATCAAAGAAAGCTACAACACTTTACAAGTTGTAAGAGCAcatgaaaaagtattttaacacGTGGACCGCTACGCTCCCTGGGGACGGCCCACTTTGAgtgagaaaaaattttaatagaagcATAGGTTGAGTAGTTGAGATTAGGTGTCCTGATTCAGTTTTATTTCCATACTACAGCTCAGTGTCTAGAAGTTTTCCTCTTACAACATCTTTAATCTGGAATATGGTAAATTTCCACATTATCGAACACATACACACGAAACTCCGTTGGTGTCTTGCTAGTGCTTGATACATTAAACGCAAAATCTTGTTTATCGATAGTCTTCTCTTCATCTTGAATGTGAAAACATTGTACCCATTGCAGCAATGAACTACTAGCTTAATGACTGTCACTTCTCTGTCTCATTGTTAGCGAATTATGTTTATCGTCAGTCCTCTCCATGATGATCGACCAACGCTACAGGCCTAAGATTTTAGTCTATTCTGCACTGCAAAATATCTATTCTCTTTCTTCTTCTTCCACTTTAAACATGGGTAAACTGCAACCGTTATAATAATCTACTACAGTTGTGATGTTTGTCACTTATATTTCCCATGGTCACACGTAACGGCATGATTCGTTCTTCCTCAGCCCTCTCCAAACTTCTGATTATCAGTACCTTAAACCCCTGAATACCTGATAACGAACCAAATTTATAGGTCTGAATGTCCAATACTTGTCTTCTTCTGTTCATTCCTGACTCAAATGTGGCAACTAAGTATCCGCTGTAGTTCAAGACCATTCTTGCGATGTACCATACTTGGTCGTTAACCGTCATACCATAGAGCTAAAGTTCTCTACAGCCAGTTCTTTCTCCATGTACTTGATGACCGACCACACGCTGCAGGTCTGAGAGTCCAATAGTTGTCCACTGCCGTCCTCTCCTACCTGGAACGTGGCTACACTGTAACCGCTGTAACTGTGGACTATTCTACCGATGGCCTTCTCCCTTGCCTCAGGGTCGCTGATGATCGGAACCAAAAGCTCCCCCAGTTCGGAACCACTCAACCCAAAGTACGGCCTCACCTGACGTGCCACCCCGATGTTAGCGGGCAGGAGCTCCCCTACTGCTACCGTCGGACCTGAACCCCGTATCAACCCCGTCACCACAGATCGCCCTACACTCTCACATCGCAGTAAATCACAGTTCACCGCACTCATCAGGTGGAATATGTCGGAGTTCTGTGCGTACAAGGGACTATCCACGAAACTGTCGAAGTTATCGACCAATACCACCACCCGCGTCTCGTATCGCTTGTGCAGAAGTTTACACAGGAAACTGAATCCAGTTCTTATGTCAGTTTCCGTCAACTTCTTATTCAGTTCGGAATTTACGAACCGTTCAAACTTATCTCTGTCTATCCAACTTAAAGTTCTATTAACTTGCCACAGGTAAGGATCGTTCAATAAGTACTTGTGTGGAGAAAAGGTATCTGACATCACTTCCCTGAAGAAGACTGCCAACATCTGTTCCACAGTAACGACCTTGTTGAGTGGTTTGTAGTCTATAAAAATGACGGGATATTTGCCAAAGTGTCTGTCGAAAAACTGCCTCATTTTGTAAATGTTCAAAAAGTTATTTCTAAATACCTTGTAGTTTTTCGTATCTTCACTCGTTATAATATTACCCTTGTCGTCAAGATTGATTTCGAAGAAACGTTTGACCATATTTAAGTTGGTAGATTTTCCAAACTTGCTGGGTGTTTGTATTAATATTCCTGAGCCGTGTTTTACATTGTCAAATATTCTCTTAATAAGAAGTGATTTATCGACAAACAACGTCGTTTTGGTCACCTCTTCAAAGTCAGCTCCCtcataaatatgtatgttttctGTTAATTCCTGTAAAAGGTAGAATATTTTAGCTGATGTGtagtattacattaaatataagccgtctataattaaatcaattaaatattacacaaaagtGTATTATGAAACATAGTTTACTATTTTaagtaaatactaatttaaataggATGATATGTTCACTGTGCGGTAGGTAATACGTTTATGGACATAAGCAATATTTCTATCACGTGATACATGAATGTATCATTGACAATTATCACTGAACCAATTCAAGATTTcgcatatttcaatttataaaaaaaaaagtagaaaattacattttaaggaTTGAAACCCACTCTTTCCTGGGGTATAAAATCCCCTAAcgctttaaaaaacttataaaattaaacgtACATATATACCAATAATTATTCAGAAATAGTAACAGCCTATCGCCTCCctctattttatatctttaatgtatgtttacacctgaaaaagagaataaattaaaaactcgaaacgtagtattatactTTTGTGTAACATACGATGCCAAAAGTCCAAAATCTTACCATCTTTTCGTATCACTagtagtaaattaaaacaaatttctagTATTTACAATCACATTACTGTGGAACAGTATGAGTAGttagtta
The Homalodisca vitripennis isolate AUS2020 chromosome 1, UT_GWSS_2.1, whole genome shotgun sequence DNA segment above includes these coding regions:
- the LOC124353047 gene encoding uncharacterized protein LOC124353047 isoform X2, translated to MVKRFFEINLDDKGNIITSEDTKNYKVFRNNFLNIYKMRQFFDRHFGKYPVIFIDYKPLNKVVTVEQMLAVFFREVMSDTFSPHKYLLNDPYLWQVNRTLSWIDRDKFERFVNSELNKKLTETDIRTGFSFLCKLLHKRYETRVVVLVDNFDSFVDSPLYAQNSDIFHLMSAVNCDLLRCESVGRSVVTGLIRGSGPTVAVGELLPANIGVARQVRPYFGLSGSELGELLVPIISDPEAREKAIGRIVHSYSGYSVATFQVGEDGSGQLLDSQTCSVWSVIKYMEKELAVENFSSMV
- the LOC124353047 gene encoding uncharacterized protein LOC124353047 isoform X1, with protein sequence MVIYIRRRGYVSNNMKTGIVSLMLLVPITMQESSYSQEELTENIHIYEGADFEEVTKTTLFVDKSLLIKRIFDNVKHGSGILIQTPSKFGKSTNLNMVKRFFEINLDDKGNIITSEDTKNYKVFRNNFLNIYKMRQFFDRHFGKYPVIFIDYKPLNKVVTVEQMLAVFFREVMSDTFSPHKYLLNDPYLWQVNRTLSWIDRDKFERFVNSELNKKLTETDIRTGFSFLCKLLHKRYETRVVVLVDNFDSFVDSPLYAQNSDIFHLMSAVNCDLLRCESVGRSVVTGLIRGSGPTVAVGELLPANIGVARQVRPYFGLSGSELGELLVPIISDPEAREKAIGRIVHSYSGYSVATFQVGEDGSGQLLDSQTCSVWSVIKYMEKELAVENFSSMV